The DNA segment CCGCACCATCCGCTATCTGAAAAACGCCTATTGCGCCGAACCTCCCCTCCTGCACGCGCTGGCCCGCATCAGCCGGGCGCTCCCCGCTCGCACCGCCCACTGAGCCAAAAAAGAACCTTTCGTCCGCCTGTGACGGCGGGGTCCCCTGGACCTGGGTCTTTCACCCGCCCCTAAAAATAATTTGTACAGAAATAAAAAGCCCCCTAGAATATTCCGAATCCAGGGTTTGGTAAGGGTATCAGGGAGGGTGGAACATGCTCTGTTTCAACAAGACCGTAACCTACGCCACAGATCACAACAACCTGGCCGAAATCGAACCGAAGCTGGTCCCTTACCTCAAGGAATTCGACTTCTTTTCGATCCACGACCTCACCGAGCCGACCCGGCAATGGGTCCAGGAAAGCAAGGTCCAGAACGGCCTTCTGACCGTCCAGGCCCTGCATACGACCTGCGTGGTGGCGCTCAACGAGCTCGACGAGCCCTGCCTCTTGGGCGATTTGAACGGTTTCCTGCGGGACCTGATCCCGCACCACAAGCCCTACCTGCACAACAGCAAGATCCGGACGAAGAACCTCTGCGCGGACGACAAGAAGTGCGACCGCAACGCGGACGCGCACATGAAGTCCTTCCTCTTCGGAGCGGCCTCCCAGACCGTGATCGTGAAGGCGGGCCAGCCGGTTTACGGGCGGTGGCAGAAGCTCTGCCTGATCGATTTCGACGGGCCGAGGGAGCGCTCGGTGGCGGTGCAGATTATCGGGGAGTGATCGCGCGTTAAATAAAAATGTCTCACCGAGGCGTTTATGCGTTGCCCCGTAGGGGCCGTTCGCGAACGGCCCCAACAGCGGTCGCGTCTTCCGGCCAACGGTGCTTCGGATACCGCCGCATCAACTGCTTGCGGATCTCCGGATAGGTGTTTTTCCAAAACCCCGCCAAGTCCTTCGTCACCTGCACCGCCCGCTGGTTCGGCGCCAAGAGGTGCAGCAGCAAGGGCACGCGCCCGCCCGCCAGCTTCGGACCTTCCTTCATCCCAAAGAAATCCTGCAGCCGCGACTCGATCCAGGGTTCGCGGCCCCAAGGATAATGCACCCGCACCCGCCGCCCCGCCTGCAGGACGACGTGGCCGGGCAGCTCGCGCGAGAGCAAGGCGGCGGCCTCGGGCGGCAAGGCCTCGAGGCAGGCCCGCGGCAGGTCCAGAGACTCCCAGGCCTGGCGGGAATCGACGCCGGAGAGGACCTTGAGCAGGAACTCCGCCAGGCCTCGGCCCTGCAGCTCGGGGAGCGGGGCCTCGGGATGGGCGCGCCTCAGCCAGTCGAGGCGGGAAAACTCCGCCTCCAGCGCCTCCGAGCCGCCGAGGCGCTGCAAGAGCCCCGGCACCTCGAGGGACTCCGCCGCGGGTCCCTCCAAATCCAATCCTAAAGCCGACTTCAAGAAGAGCCGCTCCGCCGCCACACCGTCCTCCGGCGCCTCCCGGCTTTCCGAGAGCGCCAGCTGGCCGTAACGGATCCGGGAGACCTGAAAGACTCGGCCGAGCCTTTCATCCCAGACCAGCTCCTTTTCTTCGACCAGCAGCGAACCCTGCCAGTCGAAGAGCCACTCCGGCTTAATCGGCGCCAAGGCGCTGACGTGGACCTTGGGACGGGTCTGCCCCGCGTGCTGCTTTTCCTGGACGTCGAGGACGACGCACCACTCCCCCGCCGGCGAGACCTCGCCGCGCAGCAGGCCCGCTCCGCCGTTGCAGAAGACCAGCTCCACCTCGGCGCCCCGCTCCATCGCGCGTTGCTTCTCCGCCGAGGCGGAGGCCAGGCGCCGGCGGGCCACGCGGTCGGGGAAGCCCGTCAGCAGCGCGTAGGCGAGATCCTCCTCGCGGCCCCGCGCCTGGGCGGCGGCCTTGGGGAAATGCCCGCCCCACAGGGCGATCAGCCGGCGCTGCGGCTCGGTGA comes from the Deltaproteobacteria bacterium PRO3 genome and includes:
- a CDS encoding YjbQ family protein is translated as MLCFNKTVTYATDHNNLAEIEPKLVPYLKEFDFFSIHDLTEPTRQWVQESKVQNGLLTVQALHTTCVVALNELDEPCLLGDLNGFLRDLIPHHKPYLHNSKIRTKNLCADDKKCDRNADAHMKSFLFGAASQTVIVKAGQPVYGRWQKLCLIDFDGPRERSVAVQIIGE